The following nucleotide sequence is from Marinifilum sp. JC120.
AAAGCCGTACTGATCAGCAGGCCCGTCTGGAGCTTTTGAAACTTAATGCTGATCAGGGTCGGCTGGGCGGTCTGCTTAAGATGTGGATTCTTGATGATGACCAGCACCGCACGGATGTTGAAGCTTTGCTGGAAGATCTCCGCCAGCTTCAGAAAGAGATAGTTCTGAAGGTTCGGACAATATGATTAGCCGCAGGATTTCTTGCAAGCCCCAGAACGATAACTATGGCCGATTGGCCGAGTACATTGCCGACGCCAAGCACAAGGGTGAAAAGACCTTGATGTCTTGGTGCGCCGGTTGCTGGGCTGGTGAGGATTACGAGCTGGCTATTCAGGAAGTCCTCGATACTCAGGATCTGAATCAACGCACCCGCAAGGAGAAGACCTATCATTTGA
It contains:
- a CDS encoding conjugal transfer protein TraJ, with product MPSKKQVIKTYVSKEEYAQISATAKQCSISLSAFAKAVCLGHEIKSRTDQQARLELLKLNADQGRLGGLLKMWILDDDQHRTDVEALLEDLRQLQKEIVLKVRTI